The ANME-2 cluster archaeon DNA window AAATCTAATGGTATTAATCATTGCAAATAGTTTTAAATGTAGGTTGGTCAATAGAGTGGTTGATCAAAAATGGATACATTTGAAATAATATCAAAGATTTATGAAATGAGAGATGAATCCATTGCACAAGGGATAACCTCCCGAGATGCAATGGTATTTGCAGAACAGAATGTAGCAGAGAATTACCATATTTCCTATAATAGCTTGAGGAAATTGATAGGGAATTAGAAATATAGGGCGTCAAACCCTTATTTTACTTTTTTTACTGTATAATATTATGTGTAACTTAATCCACTTTTCACTTAGGAATTGTATTTTTCTTTCATCTATCGCCCCGTCAGCACATGATGCACTACAGCCTCCATCAACTTCCCGCCCTCGGTCTGCGCTTGTTCCAGCCCGGCCTCCAGTTCATCGCAGAGGGCCATGAGCTGGTCGACTTTGGAGAGGATAGGGCGGTTTGTTCTATTTGGTAATGCAACCGAGTCCTTTGAGGCATTGAAGATATCCCACACACCAATTCCCAGCCTGTCGTAATCCCTTATGATGTCCCGTAGATTGGCTCATGTGCCGGCACAGGAGAGCAGCTTCAAATCCCGGCCCTCATTTTTGATTAAGTTGATGGTATGGAACTTGCGCTCCGGCCAGGTCTTAATTTAGCCCCCTTTGGCATTTATCAGTTCTTCCGGCTCGGAAGTCACATCATGCACTTATTTTAAATTTAATGTAGATGATCCGATGTCATTTCCACTCCTACGATACACTATAAGTACTATAGCGACTATAGTATGACATAATATGAGTGCTACAACCACAATTCAATTAAAGACAAACACACGTGACACCTTACGTGAAATTGGACATATGGGCGATGACTATAACACGGTCATTGAAAATCTGATTATTGAACACAATCGTAATAGCCTTGTAGAACATGGCAAACAAGTTGTTGAAAAGCGCAAAAATGATTTTGTCAATATAGATGACCTTTGATGTATTGGTTCTTCCAGACCTTTTTAAGAACCTTCCGCCTACTTTTAGGGATAACATTAAGGTAGCAATTAAAGAGTTGAATGACCCTTTCCCAGGCACTGGAAAAGGTGAGAAAAAAGAAATAAAAGGTGCCAATGATGTTGCATATCGTTTAAGAGTAGGACGTTTTCGTATCTTCTATCGAATCGATAAGGAAAAACGCACCGTTTACATATTTGACATTCTTACAGCAGAACAGGCACATAAAAAATATGGCCGGTTGTGACTTCAACTCAATGATTCAATTTCACGTTTTTCTTTAACATTGTGGGGGCAACATCAGTATTAAAGGATATATTTTTCAAACATGGAAATCACAATGCCTGAATTAATAGACAGGATGTACAGGATTGGCAGGATACGAGTGATTCGCAGCATCCTGTAAATCCAGTTCATCCCATCGAATGTTTACCTACACGATGTCGGGGAGATCATTATTTTTGCCCCTACCTGCGTTGATCAGTTCTTCCGGCTCGGTTGCAATATCTACCAGGATCGCCACCTCATCAACGAAGGCATCTCTGATATCTAAAGTAAGGAGCGTGCCCAGGCATCAGTGCAGGAGGGGGGGCCTGCAAGTGGATGTAAGATGGTGCATAGGTCTAGGGATAACTCACCGCAAGGGAGCAAAGGACGCAAAGACACTGTTGCCTAAACTTCGCGTCCTTTGCGGTACAATATTACTTAATTTTTATATTTTTACAGCCATGGCGGCACTCCACCGGCACAACAACTGAAATTAACTTCCCACCACTGTTGTCCCATTCACCTGTACCTCACCCCGCCAGCACA harbors:
- a CDS encoding type II toxin-antitoxin system RelE/ParE family toxin, with protein sequence MTFDVLVLPDLFKNLPPTFRDNIKVAIKELNDPFPGTGKGEKKEIKGANDVAYRLRVGRFRIFYRIDKEKRTVYIFDILTAEQAHKKYGRL